The following proteins are co-located in the Apium graveolens cultivar Ventura chromosome 5, ASM990537v1, whole genome shotgun sequence genome:
- the LOC141662105 gene encoding uncharacterized protein LOC141662105: protein MEYRSAIAFALICVVLSTVSAQSPAAAPANAPTQSPPQKSQPPVKSKVTAPVAAPTVAPAAAPVSAPPTPAPVKAPVAAPVSAPVAAPVSAPPAEVPVSSPPVPTPTLSPPAPTPEVAPVSAPAASVPAPAPSKKAKKSIAPAPGPAMLGPPAPPAEAPGPDSDAPAPILADESGAERLKCVQKIVGSLVLGWAVFGLIF, encoded by the exons ATGGAGTACAGATCTGCAATCGCATTTGCATTAATTTGTGTTGTGTTATCTACAGTTTCAGCACAATCACCTGCTGCAGCACCAGCAAATGCACCGACACAATCTCCACCACAAAAATCTCAACCCCCGGTTAAATCCAAAGTAACAGCTCCTGTTGCAGCGCCAACTGTTGCCCCTGCAGCAGCTCCTGTCTCGGCCCCACCCACACCCGCACCTGTTAAAGCACCAGTAGCTGCACCAGTGAGCGCACCAGTAGCTGCACCAGTGAGCGCACCACCTGCTGAGGTTCCAGTAAGTTCGCCACCAGTGCCAACACCGACATTGTCTCCACCAGCACCCACACCTGAGGTTGCGCCTGTGAGTGCACCTGCTGCTTCTGTGCCTGCACCTGCACCTTCTAAGAAGGCAAAGAAGTCGATTGCGCCGGCTCCTGGTCCTGCTATGTTAGGACCACCGGCTCCCCCTGCTGAAGCTCCTGGCCCTGATTCTGACGCACCCGCTCCTATCCTTGCCGACGAG AGTGGAGCAGAGAGGTTGAAGTGCGTGCAAAAGATAGTGGGAAGCTTGGTGTTGGGATGGGCCGTGTTTGGATTGATTTTCTAA
- the LOC141659697 gene encoding uncharacterized protein LOC141659697, whose translation MLNCTKLVVNALDVTGKNYLTWILDAKIHLSAMGLGKTIKEGNKTSEPEKNQNLLKIKYLVMLEKSYSTFYANNMLLQQQYSEKEFQKYSELISVLLFAEQNNELLMKNHQVRPTGSTPFPGVNVVTSNDLGPSKQFGRG comes from the coding sequence ATGTTGAATTGTACAAAACTTGTGGTCAACGCACTGGATGTCACCGGAAAAAATTACTTGACATGGATTTTGGATGCGAAAATCCATCTTAGCGCTATGGGTCTTGGTAAAACAATTAAAGAAGGGAACAAAACCTCTGAGccagaaaaaaatcaaaatctaTTGAAAATTAAATATTTGGTTATGTTGGAGAAAAGTTACTCCACATTTTACGCCAATAATATGCTCCTGCAGCAGCAGTATAGTGAAAAAGAGTTTCAGAAATATTCTGAGCTTATATCAGTCTTGCTTTTTGCTGAGCAAAATAATGAACTATTGATGAAAAATCATCAAGTCCGTCCAACTGGTTCAACACCATTCCCTGGAGTGAATGTTGTGACCAGTAATGATCTTGGGCCAAGTAAGCAATTTGGACGTGGATGA